The following are encoded together in the Candidatus Omnitrophota bacterium genome:
- the murJ gene encoding murein biosynthesis integral membrane protein MurJ, whose translation MSTNKYMPSDSNRGIIKSTSIISLGTLFSRLLGFIRDIILAKLFGTGQSADAFFVAFRIPNMFRDVLGEGATNSTVVPVFAEYVVQKDKVRIWNFFSVILTLLLMVLSVVTILGIVFSPWIVRVIAPGFGAQTPKLLLTIQLTQLMFPYLVFIGLTAYFMGILFTLRSFASSAFGPCLLNIAMIVSALIASRTMAEPVFGLAIGVLVGGVLQLLVQVRSLSKNDIRFQKPKTLAHPGAQKVGRLLFPRLLGTAVYQLNVFVDTFCASLSSIVGLGGVSALYYATRIIQFPLGVVSVALASAILPVMAGFASQQNMDDFKRTLVFSLKNIFLVMVPTSVFLVLFSIPIIKILFERGEFGQYSTAITSSALLFSAIGLVSFAGARIMVTAFHSLQDTKTPVKVAGICLMVNLVLNFALMHPLKIGGIALASSISGTINFLALFSIMDKRIKGLSEQLGEYLLRIILISVVMGLAAVLIWPWLIVFDLTTRFVMIGILSFIIFAAMSLALRIEQVVTIFRWILNQK comes from the coding sequence ATGTCAACTAATAAATATATGCCGTCTGATTCTAACCGCGGGATCATCAAATCCACATCCATTATTTCTTTGGGGACGCTTTTTTCTCGTCTTTTAGGATTTATCCGGGATATTATCTTAGCGAAGCTATTCGGGACCGGGCAAAGCGCCGATGCTTTCTTTGTGGCGTTTAGGATCCCCAATATGTTTCGCGATGTTTTAGGGGAAGGGGCTACTAATTCTACGGTCGTTCCTGTTTTTGCCGAATATGTTGTTCAAAAAGATAAGGTTCGGATATGGAATTTCTTCAGCGTTATCCTCACTTTACTGCTTATGGTGCTTAGTGTTGTAACGATCTTAGGGATTGTTTTTTCTCCTTGGATCGTACGGGTGATCGCTCCCGGATTTGGCGCTCAGACGCCGAAATTATTACTAACGATCCAGCTAACACAGCTTATGTTCCCGTATCTTGTGTTTATCGGGCTGACGGCGTATTTTATGGGGATCCTTTTTACGCTAAGGTCTTTTGCTTCATCGGCTTTTGGCCCGTGTTTACTAAATATTGCCATGATTGTTAGCGCCTTGATCGCGTCGCGCACGATGGCAGAACCGGTTTTTGGTTTGGCGATCGGAGTTCTTGTCGGAGGCGTTCTGCAGTTATTGGTTCAGGTCAGATCACTATCGAAAAATGATATCCGTTTTCAGAAACCAAAAACATTAGCGCATCCCGGAGCTCAAAAAGTTGGCCGGCTTCTTTTTCCGCGCTTATTAGGGACGGCTGTTTATCAACTCAATGTTTTTGTGGATACGTTTTGTGCTTCCTTATCGTCGATAGTAGGATTAGGAGGTGTTTCGGCTCTTTATTATGCGACGCGAATTATCCAATTTCCCTTGGGAGTGGTAAGTGTTGCTTTGGCCTCGGCTATTTTGCCGGTGATGGCAGGGTTTGCCAGCCAACAGAATATGGATGACTTCAAGCGAACACTGGTTTTCTCTTTGAAGAATATCTTTCTGGTCATGGTACCGACCAGTGTTTTCTTGGTTTTGTTCTCGATCCCGATTATTAAAATCCTTTTTGAACGCGGAGAATTTGGCCAATATTCGACGGCCATTACTTCTTCGGCGCTTTTGTTTTCCGCGATCGGCTTAGTAAGTTTTGCCGGAGCCCGCATTATGGTAACGGCCTTTCATTCTCTGCAGGATACAAAAACTCCGGTTAAAGTAGCCGGGATATGCCTGATGGTCAATCTCGTTTTGAATTTTGCTTTGATGCATCCGCTAAAGATCGGCGGCATCGCTTTGGCAAGTTCCATATCGGGGACGATCAATTTTCTAGCGCTATTTTCGATCATGGATAAAAGGATCAAAGGCCTCAGCGAACAGCTGGGAGAATATCTGTTAAGAATTATTCTCATTTCGGTAGTGATGGGCTTGGCGGCCGTTCTCATCTGGCCTTGGCTTATCGTTTTTGATCTGACAACGCGTTTTGTGATGATCGGCATCCTTTCTTTTATCATCTTCGCGGCCATGAGCCTCGCGCTAAGAATAGAACAAGTGGTCACCATATTCCGATGGATCTTAAATCAAAAATAG